The following proteins are co-located in the Chloroflexota bacterium genome:
- a CDS encoding amidohydrolase family protein → MNKLAFVDAHVHFYDMQHPELVYGHWQPGVPHPVLGEQIQRLAERNYLAEDYIAETRNANVTKAIHGQAAIGSPDPVTETEWLQTAADRTGFPHAIVAYADLRDPGVEAVLKRHCQSPNMRGIRDFSHGDYLVAPDFQRGFALLDKYNLVSSIAVTWQDMGKLRELAGKFPNVMIVVDHTGLPEERTDEYFALWKGGLEVAATCDNIRWKISGLGMSDQTWTVDSIRRWVLASIETFGVERCIFGTNWPVDWLWSTYNNQIDAYTEIISGFSHDEQIALFSGNAEKLYRI, encoded by the coding sequence ATGAACAAGCTGGCGTTCGTCGATGCGCACGTCCACTTCTACGACATGCAGCACCCGGAGCTCGTCTACGGCCACTGGCAGCCCGGCGTACCGCATCCCGTTTTGGGAGAACAGATCCAGCGCCTGGCCGAGCGCAACTATCTTGCCGAGGACTACATCGCCGAGACCCGCAACGCCAACGTCACCAAAGCCATTCACGGGCAGGCCGCCATCGGCAGCCCGGACCCGGTCACGGAGACCGAATGGCTGCAAACAGCCGCCGACCGCACGGGCTTTCCGCACGCCATCGTTGCCTACGCCGACCTGCGCGATCCCGGCGTGGAAGCCGTGCTGAAACGCCACTGCCAGTCGCCCAATATGCGGGGCATACGGGACTTCTCCCACGGTGACTATCTGGTTGCGCCTGACTTTCAGCGTGGTTTTGCCCTCTTAGATAAGTACAACCTTGTGTCGAGCATTGCCGTAACGTGGCAGGATATGGGAAAACTCCGGGAGCTGGCGGGCAAGTTCCCCAATGTCATGATCGTTGTTGATCACACCGGACTCCCGGAGGAGCGCACGGACGAGTACTTTGCACTGTGGAAGGGCGGCCTAGAGGTTGCAGCCACCTGCGACAACATCCGCTGGAAGATTTCCGGCCTCGGCATGAGCGACCAGACCTGGACGGTGGACAGCATCCGGCGCTGGGTGCTCGCGTCTATCGAGACGTTTGGCGTCGAACGCTGCATCTTCGGCACAAACTGGCCGGTGGACTGGCTCTGGAGCACCTACAACAACCAGATTGATGCTTACACGGAAATCATCTCAGGCTTCAGCCATGATGAGCAGATTGCGCTGTTTTCAGGCAATGCCGAGAAGCTTTACCGCATCTAG
- a CDS encoding NAD(P)-dependent oxidoreductase, producing the protein MSKQTVLPPLRSEEQLMAQMTAPTPEVCAAVQALDGDIMVLGVAGKMGPTLAELLVRAGAKRVIGVSRFSSPESRRYLDSVGVETVACDLLDDASVAKLPDAPYLYLLAGFKFGSSGAPSLNWAMNTLVPAKLMERFPNSRMVYVSSGNVYRFMPVDGSGADEDAPLGPVGEYAESRLGGERLVEYYAEKNSTPTLIVRLFYATELRYGIILDIATKVNDRTPIDLSMGYANQIWQGDACDMLARSFPLCASPADVINLTGTETLSVQAVAEALGERLDVAPIFTGKPEPTALLGDATRYVETFGAPRVPAEQIIDWVATWVKHEGATLGKPTKYESRTGDF; encoded by the coding sequence GTGAGCAAGCAAACAGTGCTGCCGCCGTTGCGGTCCGAAGAACAACTCATGGCGCAGATGACCGCGCCCACGCCGGAAGTGTGTGCAGCGGTGCAGGCGCTGGACGGCGACATCATGGTGCTGGGTGTGGCGGGCAAGATGGGCCCTACGCTAGCGGAGCTACTGGTGCGCGCGGGCGCCAAGCGCGTGATTGGCGTCTCGCGCTTCTCCTCGCCGGAATCCCGCCGCTACCTGGATAGCGTCGGCGTGGAGACGGTGGCCTGCGACTTGCTGGACGACGCAAGCGTGGCCAAGCTGCCGGATGCGCCGTATCTTTACTTGCTGGCGGGGTTCAAGTTCGGCTCCAGCGGCGCGCCTTCTCTGAACTGGGCGATGAATACGCTCGTGCCGGCCAAGCTCATGGAGCGTTTTCCCAATTCCCGCATGGTCTACGTGTCTTCCGGCAACGTCTACCGCTTCATGCCGGTGGACGGCAGTGGCGCTGATGAAGACGCGCCCCTGGGGCCGGTGGGTGAGTACGCCGAATCCCGCCTGGGCGGCGAGCGCTTGGTGGAATACTACGCAGAAAAGAACAGCACCCCTACCCTCATCGTGCGGCTCTTCTACGCCACGGAACTGCGCTACGGCATCATCCTGGATATCGCTACCAAGGTGAATGACCGGACGCCAATCGACCTATCTATGGGCTACGCCAATCAGATTTGGCAGGGCGACGCCTGCGACATGCTGGCCCGTTCGTTCCCGCTCTGCGCCAGTCCTGCTGACGTGATAAACCTGACCGGTACGGAAACCCTTTCCGTGCAAGCGGTGGCCGAGGCTTTGGGTGAACGGCTCGATGTCGCGCCGATCTTCACCGGGAAGCCGGAGCCTACCGCCCTGCTGGGCGATGCGACGCGCTACGTGGAGACATTCGGCGCGCCCCGCGTACCGGCGGAACAGATTATCGACTGGGTTGCCACGTGGGTCAAGCACGAGGGCGCGACGCTGGGCAAGCCGACGAAATACGAGAGCAGGACGGGAGACTTCTAA
- a CDS encoding aminotransferase class V-fold PLP-dependent enzyme: protein MITYDDLRVGTFINASGTVTTLGGSLMPEPVVEAMVQASRSFVGLDELHEEAGKWLAAKIGVPAAFIACGAASGMLVAAAACLTGTDTDLIRAIPEVPSGKNEFVISYVDEHTYVHQGFRVVGGVLVAAGTSTGVTSEELIGAITDRTAAVVHFLGKQTRQQLIEVIAGAHERGVPVIVDAAAQLPPRSNLAEVVGLGADLVIFSGGKGMRGPQATGLVLGRPDLVEAARLNGSPQSAVGRGMKVGKEEIMGLLKAVDLYLAQDEAAELDDWEQQMRTVAAAAHGLEGVSGEVRRKDEGASWDIVPHAQIRFGGESGKQAAAVARALREGEPSIDVRLNEEGILISPMTLQPGEAEIVAERLRAVLQAR, encoded by the coding sequence ATGATTACGTATGACGACCTGAGAGTCGGCACGTTCATCAACGCCAGCGGCACCGTAACGACGCTGGGCGGCAGCCTGATGCCGGAGCCGGTGGTGGAGGCCATGGTGCAGGCTTCCCGCAGCTTTGTCGGACTTGACGAGCTGCACGAAGAAGCGGGCAAATGGCTTGCAGCGAAGATTGGCGTACCGGCCGCGTTTATTGCCTGTGGCGCCGCCAGCGGTATGCTCGTGGCGGCCGCAGCCTGCTTGACCGGCACGGACACTGATCTGATCCGTGCAATTCCGGAAGTGCCGAGCGGCAAGAACGAGTTTGTGATTAGCTACGTGGACGAGCACACGTACGTTCATCAGGGCTTTCGCGTCGTTGGTGGCGTGCTGGTGGCCGCCGGCACCAGCACGGGCGTTACATCAGAGGAACTGATCGGCGCGATCACGGACCGCACGGCGGCGGTGGTGCACTTCCTCGGCAAACAGACCAGGCAACAGTTGATCGAGGTCATCGCCGGAGCGCATGAGCGCGGCGTGCCGGTGATCGTCGACGCCGCCGCCCAACTGCCGCCTCGCTCCAACCTCGCGGAGGTCGTGGGGCTGGGCGCCGACCTTGTAATCTTCAGCGGCGGCAAAGGCATGCGCGGTCCGCAGGCCACAGGCCTTGTGCTGGGAAGACCCGATCTCGTGGAAGCGGCGCGCCTGAACGGCAGTCCGCAGAGCGCGGTGGGTCGCGGCATGAAGGTGGGCAAGGAAGAGATCATGGGGCTGCTGAAAGCAGTGGATCTCTACCTGGCGCAAGACGAAGCAGCGGAGCTTGATGACTGGGAACAGCAGATGCGTACAGTAGCGGCAGCCGCGCACGGCCTGGAAGGCGTAAGCGGAGAAGTGCGCCGCAAGGACGAAGGCGCCAGTTGGGATATCGTGCCCCACGCGCAGATCAGATTTGGAGGTGAGAGCGGCAAACAGGCCGCCGCCGTTGCGCGTGCCTTGCGGGAAGGTGAACCCTCGATCGACGTGCGGCTCAACGAGGAGGGCATACTCATCAGCCCCATGACCCTCCAGCCCGGCGAAGCGGAAATCGTCGCCGAGCGCCTCCGGGCAGTCTTGCAGGCGCGTTAA
- a CDS encoding MMPL family transporter — protein MENQLGRLSRLITARPWITIFVILNITVFLTAGAVRRAPPPGDEAILPPGSTVADAIAEIDEFFGESGEANVVTLIFRGDALTPDGLAQMDALINEIVADPAVQELFAPVNPLVAPVLLIKAVLQTDNVTSITQEQINAARGPPEIQAALDALTGTDTDGTEVAIAIVRLRDTGDERIDDAERKIDELAAASEGTLQVSSVSPAIIEDEYKKATQEGMGPLIGLALLLIAGLILLFLRTLTDLLLTLAGLFISLMWIVGVEGWLGPYALGITGPPNQLTAMVPIIVISLTVDYAIQIVSHYREQRHEGEAVVPAAQIGLRKVTIPLVLAAVTTIVSLLVSLFSPIGIIGDFGLIAGLGVGMTLIVMLTLLPAGRTIIDRQREARGNLKQPRLVATALPGIEGLATVLGKSITRAPAPYLIVVLGVTIALGYAATGIKSEFNIRDILPRGGTLMADLDTIDAAIGGSTEIVSVLIRAEATETRTLLNLRDFTAAFADEESRPAAAAGPIQASYELLVRDWIHDSGQPGDKYDSELAALFQEASAGLRLDAGLMQEFLNRLQALDPSLSYLLVNDPAGTDAMLLQFPAYSGDTNQAKQIQESLEDLWIGDDNAIAATSEGIIGITITDAITERQTEAISTTIAVALGVLALFFWITVRQPVLSVIAVGPIVLVLISVLGTMALLDIPYSLVTSIITALSVGIGVDYTIHVIHRYREEYARGRDPEQAAIRTLATTGSALLGSALTTALGLGALIASPLLASQQFAIAASITILYSLLVSILLVPPAMTIWGAYQNVRLRSKVKRWADELDLEIEAVQRRYE, from the coding sequence ATGGAGAATCAACTTGGTAGGCTGAGCCGCTTAATTACAGCCCGCCCGTGGATCACGATTTTCGTCATCCTGAACATAACCGTTTTCCTGACTGCCGGGGCGGTACGGCGTGCGCCTCCTCCCGGAGACGAGGCAATACTTCCTCCAGGGAGTACCGTTGCCGACGCCATTGCTGAAATTGATGAGTTCTTTGGCGAATCCGGCGAAGCCAATGTGGTGACGCTCATCTTCCGTGGAGACGCGCTGACGCCTGACGGCCTGGCGCAGATGGATGCCCTGATCAACGAGATCGTCGCCGATCCTGCCGTTCAGGAGCTCTTCGCGCCGGTCAATCCCCTCGTCGCGCCCGTGTTGCTGATTAAGGCTGTGCTCCAAACGGACAACGTCACGTCCATCACACAGGAACAAATCAACGCGGCCCGCGGCCCACCCGAGATTCAGGCGGCGCTTGACGCCCTGACCGGCACCGATACGGATGGTACAGAGGTGGCGATTGCCATTGTTCGTCTGCGGGACACGGGTGATGAGCGCATTGACGACGCTGAACGCAAAATTGACGAACTTGCAGCCGCGTCTGAGGGTACGCTGCAGGTGAGCAGCGTTTCACCCGCGATAATCGAGGACGAGTACAAGAAAGCTACCCAGGAAGGCATGGGGCCGTTGATTGGGCTGGCGCTCTTGCTCATCGCGGGGCTAATCCTGCTTTTCCTGCGTACGTTGACTGATTTATTGCTCACACTGGCCGGTCTGTTTATTTCGCTGATGTGGATCGTTGGTGTGGAAGGCTGGCTGGGTCCCTACGCGCTGGGCATCACCGGACCGCCAAACCAGCTTACCGCGATGGTGCCAATCATCGTAATCAGCCTTACGGTAGACTACGCGATTCAGATCGTCTCGCACTACCGGGAGCAGCGTCACGAAGGCGAGGCGGTGGTACCGGCCGCCCAGATCGGACTGCGCAAAGTCACCATTCCGCTGGTACTGGCCGCCGTCACGACAATCGTGAGCCTGCTGGTGAGTCTGTTTTCTCCTATAGGAATCATTGGTGATTTCGGTTTGATCGCAGGACTGGGTGTAGGCATGACTCTCATCGTGATGCTTACGCTGCTTCCGGCCGGCCGGACGATCATCGACCGGCAGCGGGAAGCCCGGGGCAATCTCAAGCAGCCGCGTTTGGTAGCTACGGCATTGCCCGGAATCGAAGGATTGGCGACCGTGCTGGGGAAGAGTATCACGCGCGCGCCTGCGCCGTACCTCATTGTTGTGCTTGGGGTTACGATCGCGCTGGGGTACGCAGCCACAGGGATCAAGTCTGAGTTCAACATCCGCGACATTCTGCCCAGAGGGGGCACCCTGATGGCGGACTTGGACACCATTGATGCGGCGATTGGCGGCTCAACGGAGATAGTTAGTGTGCTCATCAGAGCGGAGGCCACAGAGACCCGCACGCTGTTGAACCTGCGGGACTTCACCGCCGCCTTCGCGGACGAAGAGAGCCGCCCCGCCGCCGCGGCGGGACCAATCCAGGCATCGTATGAACTCCTCGTGCGAGACTGGATACACGACAGCGGCCAGCCCGGCGACAAATACGATTCTGAGCTTGCCGCCCTCTTCCAAGAAGCCTCGGCGGGACTGAGACTTGATGCCGGGTTGATGCAGGAATTCCTCAACAGGCTCCAAGCCCTGGACCCGTCGCTTTCGTATCTCCTGGTTAACGATCCTGCCGGCACTGACGCAATGCTGCTCCAGTTCCCGGCCTACTCGGGCGATACCAATCAGGCGAAGCAAATTCAAGAGTCCCTGGAGGACCTCTGGATCGGTGATGACAACGCTATCGCAGCAACATCTGAGGGCATCATTGGAATCACAATCACGGACGCCATTACTGAACGGCAGACAGAAGCGATTTCTACCACCATCGCGGTGGCACTCGGCGTGCTGGCGCTTTTCTTCTGGATCACCGTGCGCCAGCCGGTGCTATCCGTCATCGCGGTGGGCCCGATTGTGCTCGTGCTCATCTCGGTGCTGGGCACCATGGCGCTGCTGGATATTCCCTATTCGCTCGTCACGTCTATCATCACAGCGCTCTCGGTGGGTATCGGGGTGGACTACACCATCCACGTGATTCATCGCTACCGCGAGGAATACGCCCGCGGGCGGGACCCGGAACAAGCGGCAATCCGGACACTCGCCACCACCGGTTCGGCGCTGTTGGGTTCCGCGCTCACGACGGCGCTTGGACTTGGCGCGCTAATTGCCTCGCCGCTGCTTGCTTCCCAGCAGTTCGCAATTGCGGCTTCCATTACGATCCTCTACTCGCTGTTAGTGTCCATTCTGCTGGTCCCACCTGCGATGACAATCTGGGGCGCCTACCAAAATGTGCGGCTGCGCTCCAAGGTGAAGCGCTGGGCGGATGAGTTGGACCTGGAAATCGAGGCCGTGCAGCGGCGCTACGAGTAG
- a CDS encoding Gfo/Idh/MocA family oxidoreductase has product MAKVRMGVIGAGWWATQHHIPSLKTYAKADLVGVADVKPAKAKTAADYYDIPRTYDSHQDLLAAGVDGVVIAVQHAYHYEAARDALDAGVHVLVEKPMTLTAADAWDLVERAERNQTHLMVGYTSQFTRHALAAREIVQSGKLGELQMVSGIFTSWVESYLRGRPQDYAEAFGFPVTGPEAESYSDPQMAGGGQGHLQVTHPMGMALWVTGRRAVEVFAYMENYDLAVDIVNAFSFRLDNGAMGTMASTGAMRPHQRLDQGFVYTGSNGVLRQDMAGGRLEAQYNDGTADEFVDLSEEERYPAHLPARGLVDVILGQGENRAPGEVGARVVEFLDAGYRSAASGRAIRVDSLR; this is encoded by the coding sequence ATGGCGAAGGTGAGAATGGGCGTGATTGGCGCCGGTTGGTGGGCGACCCAGCATCACATCCCCAGCCTGAAGACGTACGCGAAAGCCGACCTCGTCGGCGTTGCCGACGTCAAACCGGCAAAGGCGAAGACCGCCGCCGACTACTACGACATTCCCCGGACTTACGACAGTCATCAGGACCTGCTGGCGGCAGGGGTCGACGGTGTCGTGATCGCCGTGCAGCACGCCTATCACTACGAGGCGGCCCGCGACGCGCTGGACGCGGGCGTGCACGTGCTCGTTGAGAAGCCGATGACGCTCACCGCTGCCGACGCCTGGGACTTGGTAGAACGCGCCGAACGCAATCAGACGCATCTGATGGTCGGCTACACCAGCCAGTTCACGCGCCACGCGCTGGCGGCACGGGAGATCGTGCAGTCGGGCAAGCTTGGCGAACTGCAGATGGTGTCCGGCATTTTCACGTCATGGGTCGAATCCTACCTGCGCGGTAGACCGCAAGACTACGCGGAGGCCTTCGGTTTCCCCGTGACCGGCCCTGAGGCCGAAAGCTATTCAGACCCACAGATGGCGGGCGGCGGTCAGGGACACTTGCAGGTGACGCACCCGATGGGCATGGCGTTGTGGGTCACCGGCCGGCGGGCGGTTGAGGTTTTTGCCTACATGGAGAATTACGATCTGGCAGTGGACATAGTCAACGCGTTCAGCTTCCGGCTGGACAACGGGGCAATGGGCACCATGGCGTCCACCGGTGCCATGCGGCCGCACCAGCGGCTCGATCAGGGGTTTGTGTATACGGGCAGCAACGGCGTTCTTCGCCAGGATATGGCCGGAGGCCGCCTGGAGGCCCAGTACAACGACGGCACCGCCGATGAGTTTGTAGACCTTTCCGAGGAGGAGCGCTATCCGGCGCACTTGCCGGCGCGGGGGCTCGTGGACGTCATCTTGGGCCAGGGCGAAAACCGCGCCCCGGGCGAGGTGGGCGCGCGGGTTGTCGAGTTCCTGGATGCGGGGTACCGGTCCGCGGCTTCGGGACGGGCTATCAGGGTCGATTCATTGCGCTAA